The DNA region TATACACACTATTGGCAACTAATGCTTTAAAATACTCTGAAAAATTTAATGCTGGCAATATGATTGGGCAAATTACAAAAGTACTCGCCACAACATCATTAAAAGAAAAATAACGGAATAGATTAGGAAATACAAAATAGAATTTATTACTTTACATTTAACAGTAAACAATGACCATCATGAAATCTCAAAAAGAATATATTGCGTTGCTCAGCGAATATTTCCGCACTAAAGCTACCAGCTACGGTGTGGAGCGGATGGGACTTTTGGTTCTGTTAATAGAAGAAGCCATTAACTTGATTGAGAAAAACTCCTCTCATATCAAATCCGCCCAAGATTTTTTATACAGTTCGGATGAAATGTTCACATTGAGCGGTATTTGTATGCAACTCATTTTTATTGGTGAGAGTGTCAAGGTGCTTGATGCCAAAACAGAACACGACTATTTATTAAAATATCCCATGGAATGATATTATGGAGTTACAAGATATCATAGCACATGAATATCACCATATTGACGCTGAAGAAATATTTAAAGTGATCAAAATAGACTTCCCCATTTTACACAATACAATTTTGAAAATGAAATCTGACTTCTGAAAAAAGTAATCCCGATTTTATTTCAATTAGTTTTTGTTTAAAATTTCCTCCTATACTCTTTTAATAGCTTGCTCAAAAAGATTCTGCAAGCAAAAATAATAGCAGTTTACGATTTGCGCAAGAACTTCCTGCGTAATTCATAAGCTGTCCAACAAAAGCATCTAATCTTTTTATATTTATGAAACAAGTAGCTATCGTAGGCATACAAGGTGTGCCTGCAAAATATGGCGGCTTTGAGACTTTAGTGGAGAACATTATCGGTGATAACTGTTGCTCCGAAGTCCGTTATACCGTTTTTTGTAGTGGTAAGGATTATGCCACACGCATGAAAACCTACAAAGGAGCACAACTGAAGTACATCCCGCTATTCCATGCCAATGGGATGCAAAGCACTCCTTATGATATTCTGTCGATGCTTAGATGTTTGCGAGGTTATGATACTGTAATCATATTAGGTGTGTCAGGCTGTATTTTTTTGCCCGTCTTCAGACTGTTGTATCGGAAGCAATTAATAGTGAACATTGACGGGTTGGAACACCGGAGGGCCAAATGGGGTAAGTTTGCCAGATGTTTTCTGCGAACAAGTGAAGCGATGGCCGTACACTATGCTGACGTAATTATAGCCGACAATAAAGGAATACAGGAATACGTATGGAATACGTATCATAAGAAAGCCGAATTAGTAGCCTATGGAGGAGATCATGCACAAAGAAATGTCACCGAAGAAAGGCAGAACGAGATTATGAGGCAATATGGAATCACTCCCGAAAACTACGCTGTCAGTGTATGCCGTATTGAGCCGGAAAACAACTGTCATCTGATCCTGAAAGCCTTTGCTATTTCTGGAAAGAATCTGGTTTTTGTGGGAAATTGGGAACGGAGCGAATACAGCCGACGACTCAAAGAAGAATATTGCGGTCGAAAAAATATACAGATGGTAGATTCTGTGTATGACCTCGATATACTCTATGCACTGCGCAACCAATGCAGGTGCTATATCCACGGACATAGTGCAGGCGGCACAAATCCTTCGTTAGTGGAAGCTATGTTTTTCGGCAAACCGATTTTAGCTTACGACGTGATTTATAATCGCGAGACAACAGAAAACGAAGCTCATTACTTCAAAACAAGTGAAGAACTGGTAGAATTGCTACATGACAGCCCCGAGGGTGGATACAAGATGCGGGAGATTGCAAGGCAACATTATACCTGGGCTTTTATAGCTCAACAATATAAAGCATTACTTTCATCCCACAAATAACTAACCATCTTCACAAAAGAAAACTCATCAGTAAAATATTTTATAAACTATCCATACTTATCGAATTATTTATAGCGGCAAAGTGCCGGAAACAATCGCCTTACCTGGTAATTGTTTCCGGCACTGTCTTTATAGAAGAGCCATAGGAAGGAAAACATTCATCACTTTCCTAACGTCCAGTTAATAGCATTCCTGAACATCTTCGTGAAATCTTCCGTCTCATACAGCCTCTTGCTGTGCCCTATCTGGAAATAAACATTGCGCGCTTTTTTACCTTCGTTCACCCATACCACAGGATGGTCACCCATCTTGATGTCCGAAGCAGGCGTATAGGTAGCCTCATCAACACTGGCTAACACATGCACATTCGGACGTGGACTCTTGTCATAAGTGTACCACTCATCATCAGGCACCACGAAAGAAGCCTGCACCCCCTTCATCACCGGATGTTTCTTATCCTCCACAATCACCATACCATCAGCAAGCGGCGCTATATAATTCTGGAAACGTACACCTCCCATAAAATCAGAGAACCATTGCCACAGTGGAAAACCGTCAAACTCACCCAACAAAGTGGCATGATGGAAACCGATCCAACCGCCTTTACCTTCCTCTATATATTTAACGAAAGCATCTTCCGCCTCTTTCGGCCATGTATAAGGAGGATAATCCAACTGGATAATCAGATTGAACTGGGACAGATAAGTCTCCGTAATAGGTTTGGCATTGTTTATCTCGGTAATGCTGAAATTCATCTTTCCACTTTCATCGGTCAGCCACTTCAGACCCGCATCCGTAAATCCGCCATGCTGACCACCTCTTTCCGTCAATACCAGCACCTTAGTTCTATGCTTCTTACCAAGCAGATTCTCAGCCACCGTACGACGCAAATCTCCTTGCTCATTATCACCACTATAGTCCCAATACATACCACCCAATAAATCTCTATCCAAGATATATTGACACTTGATTGCCAGTGAACGGGCATTTTCAAAGCCGAATACCAGTGTATCATTCTCATTAACCAGATAAGGAACCTGTGCAACCGTATCCCACTTTTCAGTATAATCACCACTGGTGCTTCCTACTTTATTAAAATCCTGGAAACTGGGGTAACCATCTCCACCACGGCCATAAAAAGGCATCCCCATCACCAGCATGGAAGGGGGTACACCGGCTTTCAGATGCGCAGTAACAGCCTCATCCGACGTAATGCCTCCGCTGTTAGCAGACCGATAAAGTGCCGAATGGTGTTTTGGAGCAGAGGCCATGTCATAAGCCATGATATTCACAAAGTTGATAAAAGGAAGAATAGCCTTGAAGTCGATATACTTCGCTGAAGCCACAGTGGCAAGTGTCAGTTCTTTCCGATCACCTATCGCCGCCCTGATATCTTTCATCAAAAGCGTAAAGTTCTCCGTGTCATCGGGTGAAGCTGAAATGTTCGCCATGGAACTTGTGGGATATTCCCAGTCGATATCGATGCCATCCAGATCAAATTCCTTCACTACCCGGTCGCAATCTTTGGCAAACGCCCGGCGATATTCATCATTGGCAGCCATTTCACTGAAACGTCCGCTACCCCATCCGCCAACAGACAGAAGTACTTTCAATTCGGGATTTTGCTTCTTCAGATCCACAATCTGTTTCAAGCGTTCTTCATTGTCAATCCCGACGCCATCAAAACTTTCGTTTACATGACCGAAAGCATAATTGATATGCGTCATGTACTGGGGGTCCGGCATGATGTCACTCCAGGAAGTTACATACGCCACAATCACTTTGGAATTCAAGGGGTTCGCTGTGCTTTCCCCCGACTTGGTGGTGCTGCATGAAGCCAATATGGCTAAAGCAACCGCCATCATCATTCTAATCTTCTTCATAAATATTATAATTAATCTGCTGTTTGACGAATACGCGAACCTATCAATGCGTAATAGAGCATGAATATCTCGCCCAAAAGTACAATAAACCAAGACCATCTCCAACTTCCGAGCACATCAGCCAGTATTCCCTGCAACAAAGGCAGGATGGCACCACCCACTACACCTATCATAAATACCCCGGAAGCCACAGATGTATATTTACCCAAATGGGCTACGGACAGGGTAAAGATGGCTCCCCACATAATAGAATGGAACAACCCGACTGCCGTCAGCAACCACGGATTATTCAGAAGGATAGCCAACAAGGCAAGCACTCCTGCCGAAACCGTAGTTACAACCAACTGCACACGAGGAGAAATCTTACTCAAAGAGCTTCCTACCAACCGCCCTACGAGCATCCCGCCCCAATATAGGGTAGCCATTAATGCCGGAGATGCATAATTCATTTCAATGGCATACAAATTGATATTGGCACCTATACAGACTTCCACGCCCACATAACAGAATATAGCACAAACTCCTAAAGTGAGATGCCGGAACGACCAGATACTCTTTTCCAGCTTCTCACCTTTCTCTATCCGAGTTCCCTGTATATCCGGCAAAGATAGTTTCATTAACAGGAAAACAATCAAAGAAATCACCACTATCAGCACCAGGAACGGAACCATCAGCTGATCTATCCGGATATCTTCCATTGCCAAGCCACCGAAAACAACCCCCGTAACAAAATAAGGTGCCAAAGTGGTTCCTACGGAATTGGCAGAGCCACCAATGGCAAGACGTTGAATGGCTTGTGTACCTTTCACATGGCAAGCCGTGAGATAAGGATTGATAACCACCTGCAATATGGTAGCAGAGGCTCCCACCACAAAAGACCCCAGAAGAAAAATAAAGAAACCACCGGGAATAACATTTCCTCCGACATGCCAGTTGGCTTCCGGAAAGAAAACCGTAAAATAAGAGGAAGCGAAGAACAATCCAAGACCAGCCACCATTACCAGCAGTCCGCGCATCAGCGTACCTTTATAGCCATATTTACTAATCCAGGACGACCCTACCCGACCACAGACCGGATAAGCCAGAAACCAGGAAAAGGTGATCAATGTGGCGAATGTGTTTTTCAGGCCACCCACTTCGGCAAGGAATGTTTCTTTCAACGGTCCCTGGAACTGAGTATTGGCAGTAGTGAGGAAGCCTACAATGAAGAACAGGAATACCATTGTGATAAATGGCCCCATATAGTTCACTTGTTTTTCTTGTTGTGTCATAGTATCATGTATTAAATAAAAGAAATTCGCAATTCGGGTGAAGCTGAAGTACCGATGCAGGAACTTCCGGTGTAACGGGCCCCTCCAGCATTTTCCTGACGATATCCGCCTTATTCGCACCTTTGGCAACCAATATGATTTTACGGGCTTGCATGATATTCCGGATTCCCAAAGTAGCACCATCCAGTTCTTTCTCCGGCGGTGTATTCGTTTCCCGTCGGATACGTTCTTCCAGCTCAGCATTCATTTGAGTCACCCATGTTTCTCCGCCTAAGGGAGAACCCGGCTGATTAAAACCCAGATGGCCATTCTCACCCAATCCCAAAATCAGCAGGTCAATACCTCCACGACTCTCTATTTCCTGCTGGAAGAGCTTGCAGGCTTTGTCAAAATTGTCAGAAACTGTAGGTAACATCAGGAAGTTATCTTCTGGGATGCCCAGCGTATCGATCAGTTCTGTCTTCAGCATTGTGTAACATGCACCTGCATACTCACGGGGTACATTAGTCACCTCGTCCAATCCGAAGAAGGTAACAGAAGAAACATCAAAAGGATATCGGGAATAGATTTCTCCAACCAAACGGTGCAGGTTGCCGGTAGTACGCCCTGTAGAAAGTCCGATAACACTTTCCGGCTTATTCAGAATTTCACCAATAATGCGCCATGCAGCGATACAATCAAATTCTTTTTCACTCTTTGCTATAGTTATTTTCATGAGTCCACTTTCTTATCAATAATCATTAATCACTAACCATTAATCACTATTTACATATTCATCGCCACTGCGCCTGCACCCAGCAAACCTATAAAACCCGGGTTCAGTTTCGTGATTACCACACCATTGGTTACAAAGCGCATCGTAGTAGGATGAAGTTTCTCCAGTATTTTCTCATGAATATATCCGTCGGACACAATGCCACCACCCAATACCACCGTATCAGGATCAGTAACCCGTACCAGATTCATGATAAGATTTGCCAAAGCTTCCGAGGCATTTTCAACCAGAGCCACACACAGAGGATCTCCTTTCTGGCTTAGCGCAAAGACTTCGCTGATCAGTACCCGTTCTCCCTTTTCTGCCGGGATATGCAGATTGGTTTCATATCGGTTGCGAAGAAGACGGGCGCAATTATCAAAACCGATACCGGCGGCAATGGCCTCCACACAATCCATTCTTCCGCAACCACACTTAATGCCAAGATTCACTCCCACACGCACGTGTCCTACCTCACCCGCATTGAAGTGACTGCCACGTATCTGCCTGCCATTGATAACCGTACCGACAGCAATACCTGTACCTACATTAATATAAATAAAGTTTTTGGAAATTTGTCCGAATCCCCAGACGCGTTCGGCACGAGTGGCACTTTTCACATCATTATCTATATGGCAGGGAATACCATAAATATCCGACAATTCCTTTGCCAGCGCTATCGGTTGCGTCCGACTCGGATCAATCTGTAACCAAATGCCCTGATTAGGATCTACACGCCCTATCAGCCCGACTCCCATACCGACAGGTTTCTGGTCGCACCAGCCCACCGTACGGATATAATCATCGAGTGATGACTTTATGATTTCCGAAGCAGCTTGCTGATTAAAATATCCGGAGTCATATTTCTTATACCTTAAAATATTACCATGGCTGTCCACCTCACCAATCAGTAGCTTGGTTCCACCCAAATCAAGACCTAAATAAGTTTCCATTCTTTATTGCGCTTTTAATATTGTTTACTGTCCACAATATTACGCACTATCAGGAAAACGGAAGTTGATTATCTAACAAAAAAGGTTTAATACCTGTCCGTAGTGGTTAAAAAGCTATCTTTAATACTTTAAATTTTGCTGGGACTCGTACCAAACTGCTTTTTAAAGCAAGTACTGAAGTATTTTGAGTCAGAAAATCCAACCATGGAAGATACTTCACCAATCGAAAATCTTCGGGAAGCCAGAAGTTCTTTCGCCTTATTCAAACGGACAATACGGATAAAATCATTAGGTCCCTGCCCGGTCAAGGTCTTGATCTTATTATAAACGGAAGTACGGCTCATGCCCAACATACGGCAAAAGTCGTTGATAGAGAATTCTGAATTAGAAAGTTCTTCATCAATCACTTCCATCACTTTATCCATAAACTCCTTGTCCAATTGGCTGGTATAATCTGTATCTTCCGGTGGAGTATCCATGGACAACACCGTATCGCGAAGATGCTGCCTGTTCTGGAGGATATTCCGTATCCGGACTTTCAGGACAGAGAGGTCGAAAGGCTTGATTATATAGTCATTCGCCCCGGCTTCGAGTCCGAATATGATATTCTCCCTTTCACTCAGGGCCGTCAATAGTATCACAGGAATATGGCTCGTATCGACAGAAGATTTCAGTATACGGCACAATTCATCACCTTCTAACACAGGCATGACAATATCCGATATAATGATATCCGGATTGATCTCCCTCGCCATCTCCAAAGCCTTCCCGCCATCGGGCACTCCGATTACTTTATATTCTGATGACAAACTGTTCATCAGATACTCCCTCATATCTTTATCATCCTCAGCCAGAAGTAACACATTCTTACCGGCATCTTCCTGTTCCGGGAAGGTATCAACAGCGGGTATTTCCAAAGTATTTTCTTTTCGCTCAACAACTATCCCCGACTTTATCTTCAACGGGAATGTAACGGTAAATGCCGTCCCTTTACCTTCCGTACTGCTAAACGAAATATCACCGTGATGCTGCTTCACAATCCTCCGTGTAATCATCAGCCCGATACCTGAACCCGTTTCCTGAAAGTTCATGGCATTCTGTGCCCGATAGTACTCATGGAAGATATTTCCTTGTTCTTCCTTCGGAATGCCGATACCTGTATCTTTTACTTCAATCGACCATTTCTTCTTCGTTGTTCTTACCGTAATATAGATAATCCCTCTCTCCGTATACTTCAAGGCATTCGAAAGGAGATTGTCCACAATATGATCCATCTTATCCCGATCCATCCACACCTGCGGCATGTCCGCCTCTGCCTGTAACTGAATTTCCACTCCCTTTTGCAGGACGGCCATGTGGAACTCCGCTATCTTTTCTTCCAGATAAGCTTTGATATCGTAAGGAGAGACTTTCAGGCATTCAGCATGCAGTTCCGTTTTCTGTAAGTCCAACAACTGAGTAACCATACTCAGCAGTTTCTCGGCATTCTTCACAGCTACCGACACTATCTTCTTACTTTCTTCCGGGAGTTCCCGCTGTGCTTCAAGGTCGCTCAGAGGTGCCTTTATCAAGCTGATCGGGGTGCGTATATCATGCGCTATGCTGATAAAGGAACGTATCTTCTCCTTTACCCGGTCTTCATTGGCTTTATGCCTCCGATACTGCACAAAGATGTAAATAAAAACAGAAAGCAATATAAAATAAAACAGCAATGCCCACCATGAAACCCAGTAAGGACTATTGATTACCACCTTCAGACTGCGCTCCCCTATCTGTTGCCCGGTATATTTATCAAATGCCCGCAACCGGAATGTGTAGGTACCGGAAGAAAGGTCCATATAGTTCACGTTCCGTACCGAATTGGAGTGTTCCCATTCTTCATTATGCCCCTCCAACATATACTCATACCTGATTCTGTGTGGAGCCGTAAAATTGATGGCAGAGAAAGAGATGGAGAATGAATTCTGATTATAGTTCAAGCCGATCTTCTGCGTGTCGTTGATATTAGTCTTTAAAAGGGAACCTTTCATACCCGCCTTCACCGATTCATAAAGCAATTTAAAATCTGTCAGTATCAGTTTGACAGGACCATGCTGTCCGAAATCCAGCGAAGGAGAAAAGGTGATCACTCCCTCTGCCGTACCCCAAGCTAGGCATCCGTCATTCAGTTTAAAGGCTGCATTAGGGTTATAATATCCCCAGGTAATATCCAGAAAATCATTTGCACTGATCAGAATATCTTTTGATAAGTCCAGACAATAGAGTTCTTTTTCCGTACTGAACCAGATACGGCCGTCGTTATCTTCCAACAGGCTATTGATGGAATTGGAGGCAAGACCGTTATCCGTAGTATAGACACGCGCCTCTCCTCTATCAGGGTTGAAACGCACCAATCCTTCTCCGTCGGTGGCAAGCCATATATCCCCGGATGAAGATTGTAATAGACATCGGATAGGATAGTGCAGGGAAATGTCCCCGAACTTCTGGTGCCACTGTATTTCCCCCGTAGCTTTATCAAAAATAGCCAGACCACTACATCCTGCTATCAGTAATGAACCGTCTTTACCGGCCCTCAAGTCTCCTACACAATCAATCGGATAATAGGTATAAGTATCTGTCAGCATATTATAGCGTGTAAATTCGCCTTCAATACCCCCTACCCAAAGACAATCACCTTCCGCATGGATAGCATAAATGTAATCGGTTGCCACACCCTTGTCCGAACCGGTTTTCCGTTTTTCCATCTTTTGCACCTTACCTGTTCGCTTATGAATGGCATAAAGACCGATGCCATATCCGCCGGCCCAGATATTTCCTCTTGAGTCTTCAGCAAGAGCCAACACTACTTTAGAGCCATGCCATGTACCATCCAGGAAGTGCTTCCATTGGCGCTGTTTGGATTGGTAAAGGCTGACCCCATTGTTTGTGCCATACCAGCAATCTCCCTCTGAATCCTGAAATATGACATTGATATGATCCGATTTCAGGGAATTGACATTATTCTGTTCATGCTTCATTCTCCTTACATCAGGAATATTGGGGTCTAAATAGCTGATACCATTAGTGGAGGTACTCACCCAAATGCCGCCAAATTCATCTACACAGATATCGGAAACGGTATTGCCATTCAGACTTCTTTCATCATCTTCATTGGTAATATAATGCTTCAGAAGCCGTTCCGTGGTTCTGTCTATCTGGAAAACACCGGCACCGTCAGCGCCTATCAGCAAGGTATTATCAGGAGCCTGCGCAAAAGTACGAATGGGAACATGGGGGATGAACTCTTTGAAAGACCGCACTTTCCTTGTTGATTTATCCACGACAAAAGCCCCGTCGGAAAAAGTACCTACAAATAATTTATCTCCGAAAGCACACAATGATTCGACATGCATTTCCGCGGGAAGAGGTATCGCTTCCTCTGAAGAAAAAACGGTTTTATTCGCTCGCTTCAGCCGATAGATACCTTGATTGGTTCCGGCACAGAATTCGGTATCATCTGTCTGCACCATGCAATTGACGCATTGACCCTCCAACCCGGCAAGCAATAAGCCAGACTCTTTTTCCCAACAGTAAACACCCGTTGACATACACACCCAAAGGCGGTTGTCCGCATCAAAAAGGATATTATTCAAGACCGGGGAAGAAAGATATCCGGATGCATCGACACGCAGTTGAAAAGCATCCGTCCGGTTATCGTACGCGTATATTTTCCCGTTCTTCAAAGCAATCCAGATATTCCCCGAATAATCGCAGATCATGGTAGTGGAAGACAGGATATGATCTTTGGACTCCACCGTTTCGTCCAGCTGATAATGTTTTATTTCATTGCCGTCATACCGGTCTACCCCCATATGAGTATAGGTCCATATAAAACCGGCAGAATCTTTACTGACCTGAAACACCTGCCGGCTGCTCAACCCTTCTTTTATACTCAGGGAACGAAACGAACCTGCAAATAAAGTGAAACATTGAAGGAGAAATATAAGTAAGGTGAAAATGTATTTTATCATAATATCGTTATTATCTGCCCGCATTATACATTTATAGGTTTCGCGGATGCAATATTAGACACAAATATAAAAAAAGTGGTTTAAAAACTATCCAAATAGGTTTGATTTCTATTACTTTTGTCCATCAAACCAATAAACCGTGATAAGCCATGCTCAGCAAGCTTAAATTAAACCAGCTCTATTTCAAAGATACGCAGTTCGCTAACCTGATGACGCGACGCATCTTCAACGTCCTTCTGATAGCCAATCCTTATGACGCTTTCATGCTGGAAGATGACGGACGCATTGACGAGAAAATCTTTAATGAATATACTTCACTTTCTCTGCGCTACCCCCCCCGCTTTACCCAGGTGTCTACCTGTGAAGAAGCTCTGGCACAACTCTCTACCGTACCGTTCGATCTCATCATCTGTATGCCGGGAACGGGAGATAATGACAGTTTCGACGTAGCGCGGCACATCAAGAGCCTTTATGAGCATATTCCCATGGTGATACTGACCCCTTTCAGCCACGGCATCACCAAACGCATCGCCAACGAAGACCTGAGTCCTTTCGAATATATCTTCTGCTGGCTGGGTAACACGGATCTGCTGGTGTCTATCATCAAACTGATAGAGGACAAGATGAACCTGGAACACGACGTAAATGAAGTAGGTGTGCAGGTGATCCTGGTTGTGGAGGACGGTATCCGTTTCTATTCATCCATATTGCCCAACCTCTATAAGTTCGTATTGAAGCAGAGCCAGGAGTTCAGTACCGAAGCTTTGAATGCCCATCAGCGCACGTTGCGTATGCGTGGACGTCCGAAGATTGTACTGGCCCGTACGTATGAAGAAGCTATAGGCATTTACGAGAAATACAAGAATAATATATTAGGAGTCATTACCGATGTCCGCTTTCCACGTGTGGAACGTGGTGAAAAGGACGGACTTGCCGGTATCAAGCTTTGCGCTGCCATCCGTAAGGAAGATCCCTTCGTACCGCTCATCATTCAGTCGTCAGAATCGGAGAATGCACTTTATGCTTCAAAATATGGTGCCGCCTTTATCGATAAGAATTCCAAGAAGATGGACGTAGACCTGCGCCGCATCGTATCGGACAATTTCGGTTTCGGTGACTTCATCTTCCGCAATCCCGACACGCTGGAAGAGATAGCACGTGTAAAGAACCTGAAGGAATTACAAAACATCCTTTTTGCCGTACCGGCAGAGTCATTCCTTTATCATATCAGCCGCAACCATGTCAGCCGCTGGCTCTACTCACGCGCCATGTTCCCGGTAGCAGAGTTTCTGAAACCTATCACCTGGAACAGTTTGCAGGATGTGGATGCCCACCGTAAAATCATCTTCGAAGCAATTGTGAAATACCGCAAGATGAAGAACCAGGGTGTGGTAGCAGTATTCAAGCGTGACCGTTTCGACCGCTACTCCAACTTCGCCCGTATAGGTGACGGTTCATTGGGAGGTAAAGGGCGCGGCCTCGCTTTCATCGACAATATGGTGAAGCATCATCCTGAATTCGAAGAATTCGATAACGCCCGTGTTGCCATACCCAAGACCGTAGTGCTCTGTACTGATGTCTTCGACGAGTTTATGGAGACAAACAATCTGTATCAGGTGGCCCTTTCGGATGCGGAGGACGATGTGATTCTGCGATACTTCCTGAAAGCGAAGTTACCCGACCGACTGGTAGAAGACTTCTTTACCTTCTTTGATGTAGTGAAGTCTCCGCTTGCCATCCGTTCGTCTTCTTTGCTGGAAGATTCACACTATCAGCCTTTTGCCGGAATATACAATACGTATATGATCCCCTATCTGGATGATAAATACGAAATGCTCCGTATGTTGTCCGATGCCATAAAAGGCGTGTACGCTTCGGTCTACTTCCGCGACAGTAAAGCATATATGCAGGCCACAAGCAATGTCATCGACCAGGAAAAGATGGCGGTCATTCTGCAAGAGGTAGTCGGCAACCAATATGGTGACCGTTACTACCCCAGTATGTCCGGTGTGGCACGCTCGCTGAACTATTATCCTATCGGTGATGAAAAAGCTGAAGAAGGTACTGTGAACCTCGCCCTCGGTTTGGGAAAATATATCGTAGACGGTGGCATGACGCTCCGCTTCTCTCCCTATCATCCCCACCAGATATTGCAGACCAGCGAAATGGAAATAGCACTGAAAGAGACGCAAACCCGTTTCTACGCTCTCGACCTGCATAATGCCGGACACGATTTCTCTATGGATGACGGCTTCAACCTGCTGAAACTGCACGTGAAAGAGGCGGAAAAGGACGGAGCACTGAATTATATAGCCTCTACCTACGATCCCTACGACCAGATTATCCGTGACGGTCTATATCCCGGCGGACGCAAAGTCATTACCTTCGCCAATATCCTGCAACACGACGTTTTCCCGTTGGCACGCATACTGCAACTGGTACTGAAATACGGTGAACAGGAAATGCGCCGCCCCGTCGAAATAGAATTTGCCGCCACCATGAGCCGGGAACAGGACAAATCGGGTACTTTCTACCTGTTGCAGATACGCCCCATCGTAGATACGAAAGAGATGCTGGATGAAGATTTGACAGCCATACCGGACGATAAAGTACTGCTTCGCTCCAACAATTCCCTGGGACATGGAATTATGAATGATATCTATGATGTCATCTATGTGAAGACGGATGATTACAGCGCATCGCACAATCAAGAGATTGCCTGGGAAATAGAGAAACTGAACCAGCAATTCCTTGATGAAGGCAGGAACTATGTTCTCGTTGGTCCCGGACGTTGGGGTAGCAGTGACACATGGCTGGGTATTCCTGTAAAATGGCCGCACATCAGTGCCGCCCGCGTCATTGTGGAAGCCGGATTGACGAATTATCGCGTAGATCCCAGCCAGGGAACCCACTTCTTCCAGAACCTGACTTCGTTCGGTGTAGGCTACTTCACTATTAATGCCTTTATGAATGATGGCGTGTATGATCAGGACTTCCTGAATGCACAACCGGCCGTACACGAAAGCAAGTATCTGCGGCATGTCCACTTCGAACAACCTGTAACGGTAAAGATGGATGGCAAGAAGAAGCTGGGTATTGTGCTCTTACCCGGTGAGTGAACATGCA from Bacteroides sp. MSB163 includes:
- a CDS encoding HepT-like ribonuclease domain-containing protein, which produces MELQDIIAHEYHHIDAEEIFKVIKIDFPILHNTILKMKSDF
- a CDS encoding ROK family protein → METYLGLDLGGTKLLIGEVDSHGNILRYKKYDSGYFNQQAASEIIKSSLDDYIRTVGWCDQKPVGMGVGLIGRVDPNQGIWLQIDPSRTQPIALAKELSDIYGIPCHIDNDVKSATRAERVWGFGQISKNFIYINVGTGIAVGTVINGRQIRGSHFNAGEVGHVRVGVNLGIKCGCGRMDCVEAIAAGIGFDNCARLLRNRYETNLHIPAEKGERVLISEVFALSQKGDPLCVALVENASEALANLIMNLVRVTDPDTVVLGGGIVSDGYIHEKILEKLHPTTMRFVTNGVVITKLNPGFIGLLGAGAVAMNM
- a CDS encoding MFS transporter yields the protein MTQQEKQVNYMGPFITMVFLFFIVGFLTTANTQFQGPLKETFLAEVGGLKNTFATLITFSWFLAYPVCGRVGSSWISKYGYKGTLMRGLLVMVAGLGLFFASSYFTVFFPEANWHVGGNVIPGGFFIFLLGSFVVGASATILQVVINPYLTACHVKGTQAIQRLAIGGSANSVGTTLAPYFVTGVVFGGLAMEDIRIDQLMVPFLVLIVVISLIVFLLMKLSLPDIQGTRIEKGEKLEKSIWSFRHLTLGVCAIFCYVGVEVCIGANINLYAIEMNYASPALMATLYWGGMLVGRLVGSSLSKISPRVQLVVTTVSAGVLALLAILLNNPWLLTAVGLFHSIMWGAIFTLSVAHLGKYTSVASGVFMIGVVGGAILPLLQGILADVLGSWRWSWFIVLLGEIFMLYYALIGSRIRQTAD
- a CDS encoding glucosamine-6-phosphate deaminase; this encodes MKITIAKSEKEFDCIAAWRIIGEILNKPESVIGLSTGRTTGNLHRLVGEIYSRYPFDVSSVTFFGLDEVTNVPREYAGACYTMLKTELIDTLGIPEDNFLMLPTVSDNFDKACKLFQQEIESRGGIDLLILGLGENGHLGFNQPGSPLGGETWVTQMNAELEERIRRETNTPPEKELDGATLGIRNIMQARKIILVAKGANKADIVRKMLEGPVTPEVPASVLQLHPNCEFLLFNT
- a CDS encoding DUF1972 domain-containing protein, which translates into the protein MKQVAIVGIQGVPAKYGGFETLVENIIGDNCCSEVRYTVFCSGKDYATRMKTYKGAQLKYIPLFHANGMQSTPYDILSMLRCLRGYDTVIILGVSGCIFLPVFRLLYRKQLIVNIDGLEHRRAKWGKFARCFLRTSEAMAVHYADVIIADNKGIQEYVWNTYHKKAELVAYGGDHAQRNVTEERQNEIMRQYGITPENYAVSVCRIEPENNCHLILKAFAISGKNLVFVGNWERSEYSRRLKEEYCGRKNIQMVDSVYDLDILYALRNQCRCYIHGHSAGGTNPSLVEAMFFGKPILAYDVIYNRETTENEAHYFKTSEELVELLHDSPEGGYKMREIARQHYTWAFIAQQYKALLSSHK
- a CDS encoding glycosyl hydrolase family 18 protein, encoding MKKIRMMMAVALAILASCSTTKSGESTANPLNSKVIVAYVTSWSDIMPDPQYMTHINYAFGHVNESFDGVGIDNEERLKQIVDLKKQNPELKVLLSVGGWGSGRFSEMAANDEYRRAFAKDCDRVVKEFDLDGIDIDWEYPTSSMANISASPDDTENFTLLMKDIRAAIGDRKELTLATVASAKYIDFKAILPFINFVNIMAYDMASAPKHHSALYRSANSGGITSDEAVTAHLKAGVPPSMLVMGMPFYGRGGDGYPSFQDFNKVGSTSGDYTEKWDTVAQVPYLVNENDTLVFGFENARSLAIKCQYILDRDLLGGMYWDYSGDNEQGDLRRTVAENLLGKKHRTKVLVLTERGGQHGGFTDAGLKWLTDESGKMNFSITEINNAKPITETYLSQFNLIIQLDYPPYTWPKEAEDAFVKYIEEGKGGWIGFHHATLLGEFDGFPLWQWFSDFMGGVRFQNYIAPLADGMVIVEDKKHPVMKGVQASFVVPDDEWYTYDKSPRPNVHVLASVDEATYTPASDIKMGDHPVVWVNEGKKARNVYFQIGHSKRLYETEDFTKMFRNAINWTLGK